A region of Necator americanus strain Aroian chromosome I, whole genome shotgun sequence DNA encodes the following proteins:
- a CDS encoding hypothetical protein (NECATOR_CHRI.G1113.T2), which produces MDKKKTNIPVHRKSKSTSRISMKVPIQQKLSEEEPVPPNTQVTASKRQLSKATSSVLPFGRPSLKKASTVRSRRRHQFQHLTVPPIRRCLFEKRESDSSSSHSVQDTATQLSKMKIIEKSRQRAKVTKKPDEDMSLIYESTTPVDSEEIDSNIRTACDVSVYERNITSCIKDFAEKCKNLTVDTLRNQFYSLPKPDPAECVVFGDPSNAAKNRYSNVPCLDTSRILLEFLLFEDGGGYIHANRVTYPFLRNQFILTQGPLPRTVPEFWRMIWQEKVETIIMLCKNVENGKRKCAEYFSNYFDIPSSYVNGQLTIFLRGRYQESDMIISTMELRYLSNSRTIIHYQWVAWPDCQAPAENVHSMFTMLRRVRGSKTPVGEIINFYSLNVCKL; this is translated from the exons atggacaaaaagaaaacaaacatccCCGTCCATAGA AAGTCTAAAAGCACCTCTCGTATAAGCATGAAAGTTCCTATCCAGCAAAAATTGTCAGAAGAGGAACCTGTgcc gCCGAATACACAGGTCACCGCATCGAAACGTCAATTA TCAAAAGCAACGAGCAGTGTGCTACCATTTGGAAGACCATCACTGAAGAAGGCATCAACAGTACGATCACGGCGACGTCAT CAGTTTCAGCACTTGACGGTACCTCCTATTCGACGATGCTTGTTTGAAAAACGCGAATCTGATTCTTCTAGTTCCCACTCGGTGCAAGATACTGCAACACAATTaagcaaaatgaaaatca TCGAGAAGAGCAGACAAAGAGCGAAAGTAACGAAGAAACCGGACGAGGATATGAGCTTAATCTATGAGTCGACTACA CCTGTTGACTCAGAAGAAATCGATTCAAACATTCGTACAGCTTGTGATGTGAGCGTTTATGAGAGGAATATAACTTCATGTATCAAAGATTTCGCCGAAAAG TGCAAAAATCTTACGGTTGATACGCTAAGAAATCAGTTCTACTCTTTACCGAAACCGGATCCGGCGGAATGTGTGGTGTTCGGAGATCCTTCCAACGCTGCTAAAAATAGATACAGTA ATGTTCCATGCTTGGACACGTCACGAATTCTCCTCGAATTTCTACTTTTCGAGGATGGTGGAGGATATATTCACGCGAATCGAGTCACATATCCGTTTTTACGAAATCAGTTCATTCTGACGCAG GGTCCATTGCCAAGAACGGTGCCAGAATTTTGGCGTATGATATggcaagaaaaagttgaaacgaTAATAATGCTTTGTAAAAATGTCGAGAACGGGAAACGGAAGTGCGCTGAGTATTTCTCAAA CTATTTCGATATTCCAAGCTCCTATGTGAACGGACAACTTACGATATTTCTACGA GGACGTTACCAAGAGAGTGATATGATCATATCAACGATGGAGCTGAGATATCTCTCCAACAGTCGGACGATAATCCACTATCAATGGGTTGCATGGCCAGATTGTCAG GCTCCTGCTGAAAATGTACATTCTATGTTTACAATGCTAAGACGAGTTCGAGGTAGCAAGACACCAGTAGGTGAAATCATAAACTTCTATTCATTAAATGTTTGCAAACTGTAG
- a CDS encoding hypothetical protein (NECATOR_CHRI.G1113.T3): protein MDKKKTNIPVHRKSKSTSRISMKVPIQQKLSEEEPVPPNTQVTASKRQLSKATSSVLPFGRPSLKKASTVRSRRRHHLTVPPIRRCLFEKRESDSSSSHSVQDTATQLSKMKIIEKSRQRAKVTKKPDEDMSLIYESTTPVDSEEIDSNIRTACDVSVYERNITSCIKDFAEKCKNLTVDTLRNQFYSLPKPDPAECVVFGDPSNAAKNRYSNVPCLDTSRILLEFLLFEDGGGYIHANRVTYPFLRNQFILTQGPLPRTVPEFWRMIWQEKVETIIMLCKNVENGKRKCAEYFSNYFDIPSSYVNGQLTIFLRGRYQESDMIISTMELRYLSNSRTIIHYQWVAWPDCQAPAENVHSMFTMLRRVRGSKTPVGEIINFYSLNVCKL, encoded by the exons atggacaaaaagaaaacaaacatccCCGTCCATAGA AAGTCTAAAAGCACCTCTCGTATAAGCATGAAAGTTCCTATCCAGCAAAAATTGTCAGAAGAGGAACCTGTgcc gCCGAATACACAGGTCACCGCATCGAAACGTCAATTA TCAAAAGCAACGAGCAGTGTGCTACCATTTGGAAGACCATCACTGAAGAAGGCATCAACAGTACGATCACGGCGACGTCAT CACTTGACGGTACCTCCTATTCGACGATGCTTGTTTGAAAAACGCGAATCTGATTCTTCTAGTTCCCACTCGGTGCAAGATACTGCAACACAATTaagcaaaatgaaaatca TCGAGAAGAGCAGACAAAGAGCGAAAGTAACGAAGAAACCGGACGAGGATATGAGCTTAATCTATGAGTCGACTACA CCTGTTGACTCAGAAGAAATCGATTCAAACATTCGTACAGCTTGTGATGTGAGCGTTTATGAGAGGAATATAACTTCATGTATCAAAGATTTCGCCGAAAAG TGCAAAAATCTTACGGTTGATACGCTAAGAAATCAGTTCTACTCTTTACCGAAACCGGATCCGGCGGAATGTGTGGTGTTCGGAGATCCTTCCAACGCTGCTAAAAATAGATACAGTA ATGTTCCATGCTTGGACACGTCACGAATTCTCCTCGAATTTCTACTTTTCGAGGATGGTGGAGGATATATTCACGCGAATCGAGTCACATATCCGTTTTTACGAAATCAGTTCATTCTGACGCAG GGTCCATTGCCAAGAACGGTGCCAGAATTTTGGCGTATGATATggcaagaaaaagttgaaacgaTAATAATGCTTTGTAAAAATGTCGAGAACGGGAAACGGAAGTGCGCTGAGTATTTCTCAAA CTATTTCGATATTCCAAGCTCCTATGTGAACGGACAACTTACGATATTTCTACGA GGACGTTACCAAGAGAGTGATATGATCATATCAACGATGGAGCTGAGATATCTCTCCAACAGTCGGACGATAATCCACTATCAATGGGTTGCATGGCCAGATTGTCAG GCTCCTGCTGAAAATGTACATTCTATGTTTACAATGCTAAGACGAGTTCGAGGTAGCAAGACACCAGTAGGTGAAATCATAAACTTCTATTCATTAAATGTTTGCAAACTGTAG
- a CDS encoding hypothetical protein (NECATOR_CHRI.G1113.T1), whose protein sequence is MDKKKTNIPVHRKSKSTSRISMKVPIQQKLSEEEPVPPNTQVTASKRQLSKATSSVLPFGRPSLKKASTVRSRRRHHLTVPPIRRCLFEKRESDSSSSHSVQDTATQLSKMKIIEKSRQRAKVTKKPDEDMSLIYESTTPVDSEEIDSNIRTACDVSVYERNITSCIKDFAEKCKNLTVDTLRNQFYSLPKPDPAECVVFGDPSNAAKNRYSNVPCLDTSRILLEFLLFEDGGGYIHANRVTYPFLRNQFILTQGPLPRTVPEFWRMIWQEKVETIIMLCKNVENGKRKCAEYFSNYFDIPSSYVNGQLTIFLRGRYQESDMIISTMELRYLSNSRTIIHYQWVAWPDCQAPAENVHSMFTMLRRVRGSKTPVEESSTPSAHVQGSTLLTPEEQRKQKMRTLKFQLDYVLARNIPQSDIRKSKAVWDVAFDSDHRPVLLRFKIRFHKRNREVPLQLKIDMAGLKDDECRTKFRQRVSIHVGVRTKKKLSDADSFTKCIQDAARDTLLVLLPRKKFAFASALKQFAFETSTYNSVCVARSAGDFNQEKRLRRKLRRQLQQDRDNEWTSRAMEFEKAWEDRNPRKAYALLKQYSGKMKRCSPVLNTAKGVAVGEATLPIWKEHFKTLLNRLVPSAPASVPHISVYELEHVHRPTYAVNEEPSTESEVLVCIQKTKNVKFGGDDGISTEMLKYLPPSGIREMTKIIRSIWIDERIPDSWRHAIIIPLHKKLSVTDPRNYRGISLLRVMYKVLERIILDRLIKHREETTRDEQAGFRPGRSTIDQVFIVRRVIEIWQRYSKPMQLAFLDFEAAFDSP, encoded by the exons atggacaaaaagaaaacaaacatccCCGTCCATAGA AAGTCTAAAAGCACCTCTCGTATAAGCATGAAAGTTCCTATCCAGCAAAAATTGTCAGAAGAGGAACCTGTgcc gCCGAATACACAGGTCACCGCATCGAAACGTCAATTA TCAAAAGCAACGAGCAGTGTGCTACCATTTGGAAGACCATCACTGAAGAAGGCATCAACAGTACGATCACGGCGACGTCAT CACTTGACGGTACCTCCTATTCGACGATGCTTGTTTGAAAAACGCGAATCTGATTCTTCTAGTTCCCACTCGGTGCAAGATACTGCAACACAATTaagcaaaatgaaaatca TCGAGAAGAGCAGACAAAGAGCGAAAGTAACGAAGAAACCGGACGAGGATATGAGCTTAATCTATGAGTCGACTACA CCTGTTGACTCAGAAGAAATCGATTCAAACATTCGTACAGCTTGTGATGTGAGCGTTTATGAGAGGAATATAACTTCATGTATCAAAGATTTCGCCGAAAAG TGCAAAAATCTTACGGTTGATACGCTAAGAAATCAGTTCTACTCTTTACCGAAACCGGATCCGGCGGAATGTGTGGTGTTCGGAGATCCTTCCAACGCTGCTAAAAATAGATACAGTA ATGTTCCATGCTTGGACACGTCACGAATTCTCCTCGAATTTCTACTTTTCGAGGATGGTGGAGGATATATTCACGCGAATCGAGTCACATATCCGTTTTTACGAAATCAGTTCATTCTGACGCAG GGTCCATTGCCAAGAACGGTGCCAGAATTTTGGCGTATGATATggcaagaaaaagttgaaacgaTAATAATGCTTTGTAAAAATGTCGAGAACGGGAAACGGAAGTGCGCTGAGTATTTCTCAAA CTATTTCGATATTCCAAGCTCCTATGTGAACGGACAACTTACGATATTTCTACGA GGACGTTACCAAGAGAGTGATATGATCATATCAACGATGGAGCTGAGATATCTCTCCAACAGTCGGACGATAATCCACTATCAATGGGTTGCATGGCCAGATTGTCAG GCTCCTGCTGAAAATGTACATTCTATGTTTACAATGCTAAGACGAGTTCGAGGTAGCAAGACACCAGTAG aggaatcatcgacgccatcagctcacgtgcaggggtcaacccttttaacgcctgaagagcagcgcaagcagaagatgaggactcttaagtttcagctcgactacgttctggcgaggaacattcctcagtcagatatccgaaaatctaaagctgtttgggacgtcgcgttcgactctgaccaccgtccagttcttctccgcttcaagatacggttccacaagagaaaccgagaagttcctcttcaactgaaaatcgacatggcaggtctgaaagacgatgaatgcagaacaaaattccgccaacgtgtgtccattcatgttggagtacggaccaagaagaagcttagcgatgcggattctttcacaaagtgcatccaggacgccgCAAGGGACACGCTCCTGGTTCTactgccgcggaagaagtttgcctttgcatctgcctTGAAACAGTTTGCTTTTGAAacatccacatacaattctgtatgtgtcgcgcgcagcgctggtgacttcaaccaggaaaagcgtcttagaaggaagctgcgtcgtcaactgcaacaagaccgcgataacgagtggacgtcaagagcgatggagtttgagaaggcgtgggaggacaggaacccgcggaaagcctatgctctactaaaacagtatagcggcaaaatgaaaagatgttcccctgtcctcaacactgctaagggggtagctgtcggtgaagcaacccttccaatttggaaggaacacttcaagaccttgctgaaccggctagtaCCGTCAGCTCCTGCATCAGTACCGCATATATCGGTCtatgaactcgagcacgttcatagaccgacatatgcggttaacgaggagccatcgaccgagtcggaggtcctggtctgtattcaaaaaacgaagaatgtAAAAtttggtggagacgacgggattagcacagaaatgctaaaatatcttcctccgtctgggattcgtgagatgacaaagatcatccgttcaatatggatagacgaaaggatacctgattcgtggagacacgctatcataattcccctccacaagaagttatccgtcacggaccccaggaattatcgaggaatctctttgctgcgtgttatgtacaaggtactggagcgcattatcctggaccgacttattaaacatcgcgaagaaacaacgcgcgacgagcaagctggctttcgtcctggccgatctacgattgaccaggtgttcatcgtcaggagagtgatcgaaatctggcagcggtattcgaagccaatgcaactagcgtttctggactttgaagccgcgttcgactctccttaG
- a CDS encoding hypothetical protein (NECATOR_CHRI.G1114.T1) codes for MARGTPGYPTASLSFAGHRKEILEDLVSRDESLVLYDSKLCRVWLPRGEGQLSQAKSYMDPKKTLICSFWDSRGMLCANYSRKDTRTPMSFVPLGCRDSRKKSGRDEECCSTSCSLKDTRPRLSSAPLSSRIRRASSRKAAKVSSGTLKKYLNDNTRSHIAKETHQKIEELR; via the coding sequence ATGGCACGCGGAACACCCGGATATCCAACTGCTAGTCTCTCCTTTGCGGGGCATCGAAAGGAGATTCTGGAGGATCTGGTTAGTAGAGATGAGAGTTTGGTGCTCTACGATTCCAAATTATGTCGTGTGTGGCTCCCTCGAGGAGAAGGACAGCTCTCTCAAGCTAAATCGTACATGGATCCCAAAAAGACCCTCATCTGCAGCTTCTGGGATTCGAGGGGAATGCTGTGTGCGAACTACTCTCGTAAGGACACACGGACACCGATGTCATTTGTGCCACTCGGCTGTAGAGACTCACGAAAGAAAAGCGGGCGGGATGAGGAATGCTGCAGTACGAGCTGCTCTCTAAAGGACACACGACCACGACTTTCATCTGCACCACTCAGCTCCAGAATTCGCAGAGCCAGTTCAAGAAAAGCGGCCAAAGTGAGTTCCGGTACCTTAAAGAAGTATCTTAATGATAACACGAGGTCCCATATAGCTAAGGAGACGCATCAAAAGATCGAAGAGCTGCGGTAA
- a CDS encoding hypothetical protein (NECATOR_CHRI.G1113.T4), with the protein MRDQPVISIENYTIYCDATDESKVGGCAIAVRNDYKNLVEEFGSTSSRCAFLRLRDRGGRKLWIDAFYDELNALMSKIPSQHVVIVGIDANAKMGLEQQSDVLGKWYYAAERTSHNEESSTPSAHVQGSTLLTPEEQRKQKMRTLKFQLDYVLARNIPQSDIRKSKAVWDVAFDSDHRPVLLRFKIRFHKRNREVPLQLKIDMAGLKDDECRTKFRQRVSIHVGVRTKKKLSDADSFTKCIQDAARDTLLVLLPRKKFAFASALKQFAFETSTYNSVCVARSAGDFNQEKRLRRKLRRQLQQDRDNEWTSRAMEFEKAWEDRNPRKAYALLKQYSGKMKRCSPVLNTAKGVAVGEATLPIWKEHFKTLLNRLVPSAPASVPHISVYELEHVHRPTYAVNEEPSTESEVLVCIQKTKNVKFGGDDGISTEMLKYLPPSGIREMTKIIRSIWIDERIPDSWRHAIIIPLHKKLSVTDPRNYRGISLLRVMYKVLERIILDRLIKHREETTRDEQAGFRPGRSTIDQVFIVRRVIEIWQRYSKPMQLAFLDFEAAFDSP; encoded by the exons atgagagatcagcccgtcatcagcatcgaaaattacaccatatactgcgacGCTACTGATGAGagcaaagtaggtggctgcgcgatagctgtgaggaacgattacaagaacctggtggaggaatttggctcaacgtcgtctagatgcgcctttctacgactgcgggatcgcggaggacgtaaactctggatc gacgccttctatgatgaactcaatgcgttgatgtctaaaataccaagccagcacgtggtcattgtcggaatcgacgcaaatgcgaagatgggactcgaacagcaatccgatgtgctaggaaaatggtactatgcagcggagcgcacgtcgcacaacg aggaatcatcgacgccatcagctcacgtgcaggggtcaacccttttaacgcctgaagagcagcgcaagcagaagatgaggactcttaagtttcagctcgactacgttctggcgaggaacattcctcagtcagatatccgaaaatctaaagctgtttgggacgtcgcgttcgactctgaccaccgtccagttcttctccgcttcaagatacggttccacaagagaaaccgagaagttcctcttcaactgaaaatcgacatggcaggtctgaaagacgatgaatgcagaacaaaattccgccaacgtgtgtccattcatgttggagtacggaccaagaagaagcttagcgatgcggattctttcacaaagtgcatccaggacgccgCAAGGGACACGCTCCTGGTTCTactgccgcggaagaagtttgcctttgcatctgcctTGAAACAGTTTGCTTTTGAAacatccacatacaattctgtatgtgtcgcgcgcagcgctggtgacttcaaccaggaaaagcgtcttagaaggaagctgcgtcgtcaactgcaacaagaccgcgataacgagtggacgtcaagagcgatggagtttgagaaggcgtgggaggacaggaacccgcggaaagcctatgctctactaaaacagtatagcggcaaaatgaaaagatgttcccctgtcctcaacactgctaagggggtagctgtcggtgaagcaacccttccaatttggaaggaacacttcaagaccttgctgaaccggctagtaCCGTCAGCTCCTGCATCAGTACCGCATATATCGGTCtatgaactcgagcacgttcatagaccgacatatgcggttaacgaggagccatcgaccgagtcggaggtcctggtctgtattcaaaaaacgaagaatgtAAAAtttggtggagacgacgggattagcacagaaatgctaaaatatcttcctccgtctgggattcgtgagatgacaaagatcatccgttcaatatggatagacgaaaggatacctgattcgtggagacacgctatcataattcccctccacaagaagttatccgtcacggaccccaggaattatcgaggaatctctttgctgcgtgttatgtacaaggtactggagcgcattatcctggaccgacttattaaacatcgcgaagaaacaacgcgcgacgagcaagctggctttcgtcctggccgatctacgattgaccaggtgttcatcgtcaggagagtgatcgaaatctggcagcggtattcgaagccaatgcaactagcgtttctggactttgaagccgcgttcgactctccttaG
- a CDS encoding hypothetical protein (NECATOR_CHRI.G1115.T1), which yields MNQRTTAAVRTPAGCITPFEVVTGVRQGAVAGPFLFNFAIDDIMRRTVDQCPADIVLAPSGCPLTDLEYADDVVIFAESSTKLQHVVNLVSKLAAAYGLRLRPDKCKQMWISSRPRTGIRVYGQLIELVVEFCYLGCTLTNNGSYERNVQQRCAKATSAFNSLTKCLWSTPSPTKSSCESTYPQFVPS from the coding sequence atgaatcaacgaacaactgctgcagttcgaacaccagccggatgtataacaccgtttgaagtggtaactggagtaagacaaggggcggtggcaggacccttcctgttcaatttcgccatcgacgacattatgcgaagaacagtcgaccagtgtcctgccgacattgtcttagcaccatcagggtgccccttgactgacctcgagtacgccgacgatgttgttatattcgcggaaagcagtacgaaacttcaacatgttgtcaaccttgtatcgaagctggctgcagcctatggactacgcctacgccctgataaatgcaagcagatgtggatctcttcgagacctcgaacgggcaTCAGGGTGTACGGACAACTGATAGAACTTGTCgttgagttctgttacctgggctgtacgctgacgaacaacggcagctacgagagaaatgttcagcaaagatgcgctaaggccacttctgcatttaactccttaacgaaatgcctgtggtcgaccccatcaccaacgaagtcaagctgcgagtctacctatccgcaattcgtcccatcatga
- a CDS encoding hypothetical protein (NECATOR_CHRI.G1116.T1), producing MERLDCTERKLLRRLLGYFWPRVCHNEDLYAEIDVVYRWMTRGRYQHLAPPSKVAKVNRLRFFGHILRRPADRLVQRVLKSSSGSSWKKPPGRKRKFWTEVVKEDLRTLGVDGREVRFRRIWNSDEWIDSVKALAENREGWAELCSRTAHLGEDAGNRVRRDISPRIKSIVHCSAGVGRSGTMVALEMCLMTIANVRPIDIHEIVSSLRRYRALAVQSLEQYLSLYKLVLQFGEQNGCITADDVSSFYQVLKAARN from the exons atggagaggcttgactgcacggaacgaaagctgcttagacggctacttggctacttttggcctagggtatgccacaatgaagatctttacgcagaaattgatgtggtttaccggtggatgacacgtggaagatatcaacatcttgcaccgccatcgaaagtggccaAAGTAAATcgccttcgcttctttggtcatatattaaggagaccggcagatcgccttgtccaacgagttctgaagagttcgtcgggttcgagctggaagaagccacctggccggaaaaggaagttctggactgaggtggtaaaagaggacctgaggacactcggcgtggatggGCGAGAAGTAAgatttcgcagaatatggaatagcgacgaatggattgattctgtgaaagctctcgcagaaaatcgagaaggttgggcagagctgtgttcaaggacggcacacctcggcgaagatgcgggtaatcgcgtcagacgAGACATCAGCCCGcggattaagtcaa ttgtccACTGCTCAGCGGGTGTTGGCAGAAGTGGAACTATGGTAGCGCTTGAAATGTGCTTGATGACCATCGCTAATGTGCGACCAATCGATATTCACGAG ATAGTGTCAAGTCTTCGTCGATATCGTGCCTTGGCAGTGCAATCGTTAGAGCAGTACTTGTCTTTGTATAAATTAGTCCTACAATTTGGCGAACAAAATGGATGTATAACCGCA GATGATGTTAGTAGCTTCTACCAGGTACTGAAAGCAGCTCGAAATTGA